In the Nitrospirota bacterium genome, one interval contains:
- a CDS encoding CDP-alcohol phosphatidyltransferase family protein, with product MSESLIQKRADVQGLSTAILLPSTSLFGEPAGSHADEVGPLTSVVGIGLFQRAVLTMQRAGIRQLMVLVGPEENQLRQALSKGPRVTVPVRWMPIREFPLDDPRTWESLAAEVRGFCLLSSVQAVFASRLIESLRQEVQEGQALVVARADSGRDRRPCRSDLRVKVRSGRLVSITSRQDDATLVVTDLVVLPASFMSVVGQVGVEAGTVPIRRWLERAAVDGYVRVLSTETNRAHWYQDVRDAADVQAAEKKLFNSLKGEFEGFVDRFFNRKVSRWFTRIFLAIGFSPNAITILASLIGLVAAAGFGVGTYNAGIVAAVLFQLAAIIDCCDGELARLTFTESPFGAWLDIAMDNVVHMAIFAGIAVGSYVHLAGSDGAWVPLALGAAAVIGNGLSYWLVTRAQKIKSTSGWKTPVQAAWSDFMLKNVASRDFSVIVLIFAAIGKLDWFLWVAAIGSVVFSIIMLWVIRPSATTRA from the coding sequence ATGAGCGAGAGCCTCATTCAAAAACGTGCCGATGTGCAAGGACTGAGCACGGCAATTCTCTTGCCGTCGACGAGTCTGTTCGGAGAGCCTGCTGGATCGCATGCCGATGAGGTGGGTCCGCTGACCAGCGTTGTCGGCATCGGCCTTTTTCAGCGAGCCGTGCTGACCATGCAGCGAGCCGGTATCAGACAGCTCATGGTGCTGGTCGGGCCGGAGGAGAATCAGCTCAGACAGGCGTTGAGCAAAGGACCACGTGTGACAGTTCCCGTGCGCTGGATGCCGATTCGCGAGTTTCCGCTGGATGATCCCCGTACGTGGGAATCGCTTGCTGCCGAAGTGCGGGGTTTCTGTCTTCTGTCCAGCGTGCAGGCTGTATTTGCGAGCCGCCTGATCGAGAGTCTGCGCCAGGAGGTGCAGGAGGGGCAGGCTCTTGTTGTGGCACGGGCGGACAGCGGGCGAGATCGACGGCCATGCCGTTCGGATTTACGTGTGAAGGTGCGGTCCGGTCGGCTTGTCTCGATCACGTCGCGACAAGATGATGCGACACTGGTGGTGACAGACCTCGTGGTGCTCCCGGCAAGTTTCATGAGTGTGGTCGGTCAAGTTGGTGTGGAAGCCGGCACGGTGCCGATTCGTCGATGGCTTGAACGTGCCGCGGTGGACGGATACGTGCGGGTGTTGTCTACGGAAACGAATCGGGCCCATTGGTATCAAGACGTGCGCGACGCTGCGGATGTGCAGGCTGCTGAGAAAAAGCTCTTCAATTCCCTCAAGGGCGAGTTCGAAGGGTTTGTCGACAGGTTTTTCAATCGGAAGGTGTCTCGCTGGTTCACACGTATATTTCTTGCCATAGGTTTCTCACCAAACGCCATCACGATCCTGGCGAGCTTGATTGGCCTGGTTGCGGCCGCCGGCTTCGGTGTCGGGACGTACAATGCCGGCATCGTTGCCGCGGTACTGTTTCAACTGGCGGCGATCATCGATTGCTGCGATGGTGAGCTGGCCAGACTGACCTTCACCGAGTCGCCCTTCGGCGCCTGGCTTGATATCGCGATGGACAACGTGGTGCACATGGCGATCTTTGCCGGCATTGCCGTGGGCTCATACGTGCACCTGGCTGGGAGCGATGGGGCTTGGGTTCCGCTCGCCCTTGGTGCGGCAGCAGTGATTGGGAACGGGCTTTCATATTGGCTTGTCACCCGCGCGCAGAAAATTAAGTCTACGAGCGGCTGGAAAACACCGGTGCAGGCTGCCTGGTCGGATTTCATGCTGAAAAATGTCGCGAGCCGAGACTTCTCCGTCATCGTGCTGATTTTTGCGGCGATCGGCAAGCTCGATTGGTTCCTCTGGGTGGCCGCGATCGGATCCGTGGTGTTCTCGATCATTATGCTCTGGGTGATCAGACCGTCCGCCACTACCCGTGCTTAA
- a CDS encoding flippase-like domain-containing protein: protein MLKIVLLFVGLITLGFLVWHIGPGRIYDAASQLGPVALLVLLIPSCIMYAIDAYGWKITLGPSAKHLPFWRVLAIRTAGEVVNMTTPTAYVGGEPLKAYLLTKHRVPMVEGLASVVIAKTTMAIAEAVFILLGIALAFWSIGADGSSGQTIAAALVSVGLLVLVTAALVFVQQQGFFTSLLKFARKIGLKIHYFEVREKKLLSLDRTILDFYRDNRLTFCSSIGLFFAGWLAEAVEVYVIIYLLGGPAMALSAIAISALSVFIKSGTFFIPGSLGAQDGGNMLLLKAFGYSDVTGITFALLRRFRELVWIGVGLVCLTLAGGMATVIRESRADDL, encoded by the coding sequence GTGCTTAAGATAGTCCTACTTTTTGTCGGCCTCATCACCCTCGGATTCCTCGTCTGGCATATCGGCCCCGGGCGTATCTACGATGCGGCATCACAACTCGGGCCGGTCGCACTCCTCGTCCTGCTGATTCCCTCCTGCATCATGTACGCCATCGATGCCTACGGGTGGAAAATCACGCTTGGCCCCTCGGCGAAGCATCTTCCCTTCTGGCGCGTGCTCGCGATAAGGACAGCCGGTGAAGTGGTGAACATGACCACGCCGACCGCCTACGTTGGGGGCGAACCGCTCAAGGCCTATCTGCTCACGAAACATCGAGTGCCGATGGTGGAAGGGCTTGCCTCGGTCGTCATTGCAAAAACGACGATGGCGATTGCCGAGGCGGTCTTCATCCTTCTGGGCATTGCGCTCGCGTTCTGGAGTATCGGTGCCGACGGCTCATCCGGGCAGACCATCGCAGCGGCGCTGGTCAGTGTCGGCCTGCTGGTGCTCGTCACCGCCGCCCTCGTGTTTGTGCAGCAGCAAGGGTTCTTTACATCGCTGTTGAAATTTGCACGGAAAATCGGGCTCAAGATTCATTACTTCGAAGTGCGTGAGAAGAAGCTCCTCTCGCTGGATCGAACGATTTTGGATTTTTACCGAGACAACCGCCTGACCTTTTGTTCTTCCATCGGACTGTTCTTTGCCGGTTGGCTGGCGGAGGCGGTTGAGGTCTACGTCATCATTTATTTGCTCGGTGGCCCGGCTATGGCGCTCTCCGCCATCGCCATCAGCGCCCTGTCCGTCTTCATCAAAAGCGGCACCTTCTTCATCCCCGGCAGTCTTGGCGCTCAAGACGGAGGCAATATGCTCTTGTTGAAAGCCTTTGGGTATTCCGATGTCACCGGCATCACCTTCGCGTTGCTTCGGCGGTTCCGCGAGTTGGTGTGGATCGGCGTGGGGTTGGTGTGCTTAACCCTCGCCGGTGGGATGGCAACGGTCATTCGAGAAAGTCGCGCCGACGATTTATGA
- a CDS encoding flippase-like domain-containing protein: protein MLKLALICAGLFAIGLIVWHVGPERIYDAAAQLGPGALIVLLIPSTIMYLIEAYGWKVTLGPSAKNIPFWRVFVIKTAGEVVNLTTPAGYIGGEPVKAHLLTRHQVPMVEGLASVVIAKTTKTVAEVLFILLGITLAFWRTDSDGSLEQTVVASLVSVATLLFVTASLVLAQRRGFFTWLLQFTRKIGLKIAFLESREEKIRSLDRMILDYYSHNRKAVYSSTGVFFLSWLSEAFEVYLIIWLLGGPATALSAISINALSVFIKGGSFFIPGSLGAQDIGNFLLLKDFGYSDVASMTFALVRRYREVVWIVIGLVCLATLRGRAAVIQESRTPDSGIGS, encoded by the coding sequence ATGCTCAAGCTTGCCCTCATCTGTGCCGGCCTCTTCGCAATCGGGCTCATCGTCTGGCATGTCGGGCCCGAGCGCATCTACGATGCGGCGGCGCAACTCGGCCCGGGCGCCCTGATCGTCCTGTTGATTCCCTCCACCATCATGTACCTCATTGAAGCCTACGGATGGAAAGTCACGCTGGGGCCATCGGCCAAGAATATTCCCTTCTGGCGCGTGTTCGTGATCAAGACTGCCGGTGAAGTCGTCAATCTGACGACACCGGCCGGCTACATCGGCGGCGAGCCGGTCAAAGCCCATCTGCTCACGAGGCATCAGGTGCCCATGGTGGAGGGGCTTGCCTCGGTCGTGATCGCGAAAACGACGAAGACGGTCGCCGAAGTGCTCTTCATTCTCTTGGGCATCACGCTCGCGTTCTGGAGAACCGACAGCGACGGCTCACTGGAACAGACCGTCGTTGCGTCGCTGGTCAGTGTCGCAACGCTGCTCTTCGTGACCGCGTCGCTGGTGCTCGCGCAGCGGCGAGGATTCTTTACGTGGCTATTGCAATTTACCCGGAAAATCGGGCTCAAGATTGCTTTTCTCGAATCGCGTGAGGAAAAAATACGGTCACTGGATCGGATGATCTTGGACTACTACAGCCACAATCGGAAGGCTGTCTACTCATCGACCGGAGTCTTCTTTCTGAGTTGGCTGTCGGAAGCCTTCGAAGTGTACCTCATCATCTGGCTTCTGGGGGGGCCTGCGACGGCCCTCTCCGCCATCTCTATCAACGCCCTCTCTGTCTTCATCAAAGGAGGCAGTTTTTTCATCCCCGGCAGTCTTGGCGCCCAAGACATCGGGAACTTTCTCCTGCTGAAGGACTTCGGTTATTCGGACGTCGCCAGCATGACCTTTGCCTTGGTGAGACGATATCGAGAGGTGGTCTGGATCGTGATCGGGTTAGTCTGTCTCGCGACGTTACGTGGGCGAGCAGCGGTTATTCAGGAGAGCCGCACACCCGACTCAGGAATTGGTTCCTGA
- a CDS encoding flippase-like domain-containing protein, with protein sequence MLKISLLFMGLLTLGLIVWHVGPGRIYDVTAQLGPVALLVMLIPSVIMYVVEAYGWKVTLGPSAKHIPFWRVLAIRTAGEVVNMTTPAGYSGGEPLKAHLLKKRNVPMVDGVTSVVIAKTTMTVAEVLFILLGIGLGMWLLGGNDSSGQTLAAALFSVGLLAFGTAAFVFVQRQGLFTWSLQFLRKVGLKIRYLEAREEKLRSLDRTILDFYRHHRPVFYASTGLFFLGWMAEALEVYVIIYFLGGPALALSAISIGALSVFIKGGTFFIPGSLGAQDGGNLFLLNAFGYSDVAGITFALLRRFRELAWIGIGLLCLALLRGHIAKIPEIRTLDPEVGP encoded by the coding sequence ATGCTTAAAATTTCCCTCCTTTTTATGGGGCTTCTGACCCTCGGGCTCATCGTCTGGCATGTCGGCCCAGGGCGCATTTACGACGTGACGGCGCAGCTCGGGCCGGTGGCGCTCCTTGTCATGCTGATTCCATCCGTCATCATGTACGTGGTCGAGGCATATGGATGGAAAGTGACGCTGGGTCCCTCGGCCAAGCACATTCCGTTTTGGCGCGTGCTCGCGATCCGGACAGCGGGGGAAGTTGTGAACATGACCACGCCGGCGGGCTACTCCGGGGGTGAGCCGCTCAAGGCCCATCTGTTGAAGAAACGCAACGTACCGATGGTAGACGGGGTCACCTCGGTCGTCATTGCGAAAACGACGATGACAGTTGCCGAAGTGTTGTTCATCCTCCTCGGCATCGGACTGGGGATGTGGCTGTTAGGCGGGAACGATTCATCCGGCCAGACCCTGGCCGCCGCACTTTTCAGCGTCGGCCTGCTGGCCTTCGGGACTGCTGCGTTTGTCTTTGTGCAGCGGCAAGGACTCTTTACCTGGTCATTGCAGTTTCTACGGAAGGTCGGACTGAAGATTCGTTATCTCGAAGCGCGCGAGGAAAAATTACGCTCGCTGGATCGGACGATCTTAGATTTTTACCGCCATCACCGCCCGGTCTTTTATGCGTCCACCGGGTTATTCTTTCTCGGTTGGATGGCGGAAGCATTGGAAGTGTACGTCATCATCTATTTTCTCGGCGGTCCCGCCCTGGCCCTGTCCGCCATTTCGATCGGCGCCCTCTCGGTCTTCATCAAGGGAGGCACCTTCTTCATCCCAGGCAGCCTGGGTGCCCAGGACGGCGGGAATTTGTTCTTGCTGAACGCCTTCGGTTACTCCGACGTCGCCGGCATCACCTTCGCGCTACTGAGGCGATTTCGTGAACTTGCCTGGATCGGAATCGGGCTCCTCTGTCTCGCGCTGCTGCGCGGGCATATCGCGAAAATTCCAGAAATCCGCACCCTCGATCCAGAAGTTGGCCCCTAA
- a CDS encoding carbon starvation protein A — MSALKLLLWAFLAILGAVALAFVTGLINPHEKVNGLWLVVAAACIYVLAFRFYGRWIAKSVTELNDQRVTPAVRLNDGVNFHPTNKYVLFGHHFAAIAGAGPLLGPVLAAQFGFLPGFLWLVIGAVLAGAVQDFIVLVASMRRNGRSLPEIARDELGLVTGTATAVAVLFIVIVALAGLGFAVVNALYLNAWGTFTIAMTIPIGLFMGFYLQRFRPGQVAEVSLLGVVLLIAVVIFGRVVAQSSIAGWFELERTTLVWGLAGYGFLASVLPGWMLLVPRGYLSTFMKLGVVALLGVGVILIAPTIEMPRVTIFASGGGPIIPGTLFPFLFITIACGAISGFHSLVSSGTTPKMIEQESQATVGYGAMLLESFVGVMALIAASVLIPGDYLAINTMLSPETLAAMGFPVSRIQELSRLVEVEVTGRPGGAVSLAVGMAAIFSALPGMAGLMAYWYQFALVFEALFILTTIDTGTRVGRYLIQELGGRVYAPLRRMNWWPGVAVSSGLIVGAWGYLIGTGSISTLWPMFGAANQLLGTLALCIGTTVLIKMWKAQYLWITLLPMLFVGTITLMGSYEMFGLFVTKASSLADSGQAVALYLDAGLVAVVALLAVIVLGDSIRQWYGYLVLKRPFTSSEVVVMAGGSSPGRLQMTICQDEEQRVQLPGGGCC; from the coding sequence ATGTCGGCGCTTAAGCTGCTCCTTTGGGCCTTTCTTGCCATCCTCGGTGCCGTCGCCCTCGCCTTTGTTACTGGCCTTATAAATCCCCACGAAAAGGTCAACGGCCTCTGGCTGGTCGTGGCGGCGGCCTGCATCTATGTGCTGGCTTTTCGCTTCTATGGCCGGTGGATTGCGAAGAGTGTAACCGAACTGAATGATCAGCGCGTCACCCCGGCTGTCCGGTTGAATGACGGAGTCAACTTTCATCCCACCAACAAGTACGTCCTCTTCGGTCATCACTTTGCGGCGATTGCCGGTGCTGGGCCGTTACTGGGGCCTGTGTTAGCGGCGCAGTTCGGATTCTTGCCTGGTTTTCTCTGGCTCGTGATCGGTGCGGTGTTGGCTGGGGCGGTGCAGGACTTCATCGTTCTCGTTGCCTCGATGCGGCGAAATGGCCGCTCGCTACCTGAAATTGCGAGGGATGAACTGGGCCTTGTCACAGGTACTGCGACGGCGGTGGCGGTCCTCTTCATCGTGATCGTGGCGCTGGCAGGGCTGGGCTTTGCCGTCGTGAATGCGCTCTATCTCAATGCCTGGGGTACCTTCACGATTGCGATGACGATTCCTATCGGTCTCTTCATGGGTTTCTATCTTCAAAGGTTCCGGCCAGGACAGGTGGCGGAAGTCTCCCTGCTTGGTGTGGTGCTGCTGATTGCGGTTGTGATCTTTGGACGAGTGGTGGCGCAGTCTTCAATTGCAGGCTGGTTCGAGCTCGAGCGAACGACGCTGGTCTGGGGACTGGCCGGCTATGGGTTTCTCGCATCCGTGTTGCCGGGCTGGATGCTTCTGGTGCCGCGCGGATATCTCTCAACCTTCATGAAGCTCGGCGTGGTGGCATTGCTGGGGGTGGGGGTGATTCTCATAGCGCCGACGATCGAGATGCCGCGCGTGACGATATTTGCCAGCGGAGGCGGACCGATCATTCCCGGGACGCTCTTTCCCTTCCTCTTTATCACCATTGCCTGCGGAGCCATCTCTGGCTTTCATTCGCTGGTCTCTTCCGGTACGACGCCGAAGATGATTGAACAGGAATCCCAAGCCACGGTCGGCTATGGGGCGATGTTATTGGAGAGCTTTGTCGGCGTGATGGCGCTCATTGCAGCTTCTGTGCTTATTCCCGGCGATTATCTGGCGATCAACACCATGCTCTCACCCGAGACTCTGGCTGCAATGGGGTTTCCTGTCTCGCGGATTCAGGAGCTTTCACGTCTTGTCGAGGTGGAGGTGACGGGCCGGCCAGGCGGGGCCGTGTCTCTGGCGGTCGGCATGGCGGCGATTTTTTCTGCGCTCCCTGGTATGGCTGGCCTGATGGCCTACTGGTATCAATTTGCGCTGGTGTTCGAAGCCCTGTTCATTTTGACGACGATCGACACTGGCACACGCGTGGGGCGCTATCTTATCCAGGAGCTGGGTGGACGTGTGTATGCTCCGTTGAGGCGGATGAATTGGTGGCCTGGTGTGGCAGTGAGCAGCGGACTCATCGTTGGAGCCTGGGGCTATCTCATCGGGACCGGCAGTATCTCGACGCTCTGGCCGATGTTCGGTGCAGCGAATCAGTTGCTTGGCACGTTGGCCCTCTGTATCGGAACGACGGTGCTTATCAAGATGTGGAAGGCGCAGTATCTCTGGATCACGCTGTTGCCAATGCTGTTTGTCGGGACCATCACCTTGATGGGGTCTTACGAAATGTTCGGCTTATTCGTGACCAAGGCCTCGTCCCTTGCCGACAGCGGCCAGGCCGTTGCTTTGTATTTGGATGCGGGGCTGGTGGCGGTGGTGGCCTTGCTCGCGGTGATCGTCTTGGGCGATAGTATCAGACAGTGGTATGGCTATCTTGTCTTGAAGCGGCCTTTCACCAGCAGCGAAGTGGTGGTGATGGCCGGTGGGAGTTCGCCAGGAAGATTGCAGATGACGATTTGTCAGGATGAGGAGCAGCGGGTGCAGTTGCCCGGGGGAGGGTGCTGCTAG
- a CDS encoding YajQ family cyclic di-GMP-binding protein: MAEQFSFDAVSEVNMQEMKNVVDQATKEIKQRFDFKDSKTEITLKEKEKELVLVSDDEYKLNAVNDIIKTKCVKRGVSLKAFTYGNIEPALSGTVRQVAKIQNGIAVDKAKEVAKAIKESKLKVQAQIQGEQVRVLSKSKDELQAAMAFLRGKDFGIDLQFTNYR, encoded by the coding sequence GTGGCGGAGCAGTTTTCATTTGATGCCGTTTCAGAAGTGAACATGCAAGAGATGAAGAATGTCGTCGATCAGGCGACGAAGGAGATCAAGCAGCGGTTCGACTTCAAAGACTCGAAGACGGAGATTACGTTGAAGGAGAAGGAAAAGGAGCTGGTTCTGGTGTCCGACGACGAATATAAACTCAATGCGGTGAACGATATCATCAAAACCAAGTGCGTAAAGCGCGGGGTCTCACTAAAGGCGTTTACCTATGGGAATATAGAGCCGGCGCTGAGCGGGACGGTGCGTCAGGTGGCGAAGATTCAAAACGGGATCGCGGTGGACAAGGCGAAAGAGGTGGCGAAGGCCATCAAGGAGTCCAAGTTGAAAGTGCAGGCACAGATTCAGGGCGAGCAAGTTCGAGTGCTGAGCAAGAGCAAGGATGAACTCCAGGCGGCTATGGCGTTTCTCAGGGGCAAAGATTTTGGGATTGATCTTCAGTTCACCAATTACCGCTAA